Proteins from one Phaenicophaeus curvirostris isolate KB17595 chromosome 16, BPBGC_Pcur_1.0, whole genome shotgun sequence genomic window:
- the SRL gene encoding sarcalumenin isoform X2 codes for MKGLNLLCCCVASLLLLGTAEPRAPGTDHVAGTAESPLPAAEPRLEEKAADGSPEKDQDGSLANTSLAGAAGDEGQGEGEEEPAGGPSGDPGPGDTQPGDSTVEEGQEGPDEAQGPEENAVLGAHHEENHQPSPKDGFPAQEDEETGAKEGERGEEEMQKPKTVSATKEGEESEEQSSEEDDKEEESEEDEHGESEEDSERDSEEKGEPEKEGEPEKEGEPEKEGESKEDKASPAKPEDRAEGSKEKVAVASGKTSHDKPAAASKGEDKGGHTKCRRLPCRKSVEDPPAAVENPPPREDPPAAASKGEAKDGRTKCHRLPCSKAVEDPPAVVENPPATQDPPAAASKGEARDGHTKCRRLPCGKAVEDPPAVVENPPAAASKGEDGDGHTKCRRLPCRKAVEDPPAVVENPPPREDPPAVVENPPPREDPPAREDPPAVIENPPPTEDPPAVVEDPPATEDPPTVTEGPPTAEDPPVDKPPVPETESPASHSAHPATAKLQHRQIEEVEDTSEPTKRDRSHLESTLKLNEEKPADDFSGVLQRLRKIYHSSIKPLEQSYRYNELRQHEITDGEITSKPMVLFLGPWSVGKSSMINYLLGLDDTPYQLYTGAEPTTSEFTVIMHGPKLKTIEGIVMAADSSRSFSPLEKFGQNFLEKLIGIEVPHKLLERVTFVDTPGIIENRKQQERGYPFNDVCQWFIDRADLIFVVFDPTKLDVGLELEMLFRQLKGRESQIRIILNKADSLATQELMRVYGALFWSLAPLINVTEPPRVYVSSFWPHEYHPDTHKDLFLKEEISLLEDLNQVIENRMENKIAFIRQHAIRVRIHALLVDRYLQTYKDKMTFFSDGELVFRDIVEDPDKFFIFKSILAKTNVSKFDLPNREAYKDFFGINPITSFKLLSQQCSYMGGCFLDKIEKAITRELPDLLGSIGLGKKPNVLSCDITGCGETPKNRYKKP; via the exons AGCCGCGTGCCCCCGGCACGGATCATGTCGCTGGCACTGCTGAAAGCCCCTTGCCAGCTGCAGAGcccaggctggaggagaaggcagcTGACGGCAGCCCTGAGAAGGACCAGGATGGCAGCCTCGCCAACACCTCTCTAGCCGGCGCTGCTGGGGACGAGGGAcaaggagagggggaggaagagcCAGCGGGTGGTCCGAGTGGGGACCCGGGGCCAGGGGACACCCAGCCGGGGGACAGCACTGTGGAGGAGGGCCAGGAGGGGCCCGATGAGGCACAAGGTCCAGAGGAAAATGCTGTGTTGGGTGCACATCATGAAGAGAACCACCAGCCCAGCCCAAAGGATGGTTTCCCTGCCCAGGAGGATGAGGAGACTGGTGCCAAGGAGGGAGAACGTGGGGAAGAGGAGATGCAGAAGCCAAAAACTGTGTCTGCCAccaaggagggagaggaatcGGAAGAGCAGAGCTCAGAGGAAGATGACAAGGAGGAGGAGTCTGAAGAAGATGAGCATGGAGAGTCAGAGGAAGATTCTGAGAGAGATtctgaggagaagggagaacCTGAGAAGGAGGGAGAACCCGAGAAGGAGGGAGAACCCGAGAAGGAGGGAGAGTCTAAAGAAGACAAAGCCAGCCCAGCAAAGCCAGAGGACAGAGCTGAAGGGAGTAAGGAGAAAGTGGCTGTTGCTTCAGGCAAAACCAGCCATGACaaaccagcagctgccagcaagGGAGAAGACAAGGGTGGCCATACCAAGTGCCGTCGTCTGCCCTGCAGGAAATCAGTAGAGGACCCACCAGCAGCAGTGGAAAACCCACCACCAAGAGAAGAcccaccagcagctgccagcaagGGAGAAGCCAAGGATGGCCGTACCAAGTGCCATCGCCTGCCCTGCAGCAAAGCAGTAGAAGACCCACCAGCAGTGGTGGAAAACCCACCAGCAACACAAGAtccaccagcagctgccagcaaaGGAGAAGCCAGGGATGGTCATACCAAGTGTCGCCGCCTGCCCTGCGGCAAAGCAGTAGAAGACCCACCAGCAGTGGTGGAAAAcccaccagcagctgccagcaagGGAGAAGACGGGGATGGCCATACCAAGTGCCGTCGCTTGCCCTGCAGGAAAGCAGTAGAAGACCCACCAGCAGTGGTGGAAAACCCACCACCAAGAGAAGACCCACCAGCAGTGGTGGAAAACCCACCACCAAGAGAAGACCCACCAGCAAGAGAAGACCCACCAGCAGTGATAGAAAACCCACCACCAACAGAAGACCCACCAGCAGTGGTGGAAGACCCACCGGCAACAGAAGACCCACCAACAGTAACAGAAGGCCCACCAACAGCAGAAGATCCCCCAGTAGACAAGCCACCGGTGCCAGAAACCGAGAGTCCAGCCAGCCACAGTGCTCACCCAGCTACTGCCAAGCTCCAGCACAGACAGATAG AAGAGGTTGAAGATACCAGCGAGCCAACCAAGCGTGACCGGTCCCACTTGGAGAGCACCCTCAAGCTGAACGAAGAGAAACCTGCCGATGATTTCTCAG GAGTATTGCAGAGGCTGAGGAAGATCTACCACTCCTCCATCAAGCCCCTGGAGCAATCCTACAGATACAACGAGCTGAGGCAGCATGAAATCACAG ATGGGGAGATCACTTCCAAGCCCATGGTGCTATTCCTGGGACCGTGGAGCGTCGGCAAATCCTCTATGATAAACTACCTCCTCGGGCTGGATGACACTCCCTACCAGCTCTACACAG GGGCGGAACCTACCACCTCCGAATTCACCGTCATCATGCACGGCCCCAAGCTGAAGACCATTGAGGGCATCGTGATGGCTGCTGACAGCTCCCGCTCCTTCTCACCCCTGGAGAAGTTTGGACAGAACTTCTTGGAGAAGCTGATAGGGATTGAGGTGCCCCACAAGCTGCTGGAGCGAGTTACCTTCGTGGACACGCCGGGCATCATTGAAAACCGCAAGCAGCAAGAACGAG GTTACCCGTTCAACGACGTGTGCCAGTGGTTCATCGACAGAGCTGATCTCATCTTCGTTGTCTTTGACCCCACGAAGCTGGATGTGGGCTTGGAGCTAGAGATGCTGTTTCGCCAGCTGAAGGGCCGTGAGTCTCAGATCCGAATCATCTTGAACAAAGCCGACAGCCTGGCCACCCAGGAGCTCATGAGAGTTTACGGTGCCTTATTCTGGAGCCTGGCTCCTCTCATTAATGTCACAGAGCCACCCAGGGTGTACGTTAGCTCCTTCTGGCCCCATGAGTACCACCCAGATACCCACAAAGACCTGTTCCTCAAAGAAGAGATATCGCTCCTGGAAGATCTCAACCAGGTGATTGAGAACAGGATGGAAAATAAGATCGCCTTCATCCGCCAGCACGCCATCCGGGTGCGCATCCACGCCCTTTTGGTCGATCGCTATCTACAGACCTACAAGGACAAAATGACCTTCTTTAGTGATGGAGAACTGGTGTTCAGGGACATTGTGGAAGATCCTGACAAGTTCTTTATCTTTAAGTCCATTCTGGCAAAGACCAATGTCAGCAAATTTGACCTCCCCAACCGCGAGGCGTACAAGGACTTCTTTGGCATCAACCCCATCACCAGTTTTAAGCTGCTGTCTCAGCAGTGTTCTTACATGGGAGGGTGTTTCCTTGACAAGATCGAGAAGGCCATCACTCGTGAGCTTCCCGATCTCTTGGGAAGCATCGGCTTGGGGAAGAAGCCCAATGTTCTCTCCTGTGACATCACCGGCTGTGGTGAAACCCCAAAGAATCGCTACAAGAAACCCTAA
- the SRL gene encoding sarcalumenin isoform X1 produces the protein MKGLNLLCCCVASLLLLGTAEPRAPGTDHVAGTAESPLPAAEPRLEEKAADGSPEKDQDGSLANTSLAGAAGDEGQGEGEEEPAGGPSGDPGPGDTQPGDSTVEEGQEGPDEAQGPEENAVLGAHHEENHQPSPKDGFPAQEDEETGAKEGERGEEEMQKPKTVSATKEGEESEEQSSEEDDKEEESEEDEHGESEEDSERDSEEKGEPEKEGEPEKEGEPEKEGESKEDKASPAKPEDRAEGSKEKVAVASGKTSHDKPAAASKGEDKGGHTKCRRLPCRKSVEDPPAAVENPPPREDPPAAASKGEAKDGRTKCHRLPCSKAVEDPPAVVENPPATQDPPAAASKGEARDGHTKCRRLPCGKAVEDPPAVVENPPAAASKGEDGDGHTKCRRLPCRKAVEDPPAVVENPPPREDPPAVVENPPPREDPPAREDPPAVIENPPPTEDPPAVVEDPPATEDPPTVTEGPPTAEDPPVDKPPVPETESPASHSAHPATAKLQHRQIEEVEDTSEPTKRDRSHLESTLKLNEEKPADDFSGVLQRLRKIYHSSIKPLEQSYRYNELRQHEITAYPGRTLGSNTDGEITSKPMVLFLGPWSVGKSSMINYLLGLDDTPYQLYTGAEPTTSEFTVIMHGPKLKTIEGIVMAADSSRSFSPLEKFGQNFLEKLIGIEVPHKLLERVTFVDTPGIIENRKQQERGYPFNDVCQWFIDRADLIFVVFDPTKLDVGLELEMLFRQLKGRESQIRIILNKADSLATQELMRVYGALFWSLAPLINVTEPPRVYVSSFWPHEYHPDTHKDLFLKEEISLLEDLNQVIENRMENKIAFIRQHAIRVRIHALLVDRYLQTYKDKMTFFSDGELVFRDIVEDPDKFFIFKSILAKTNVSKFDLPNREAYKDFFGINPITSFKLLSQQCSYMGGCFLDKIEKAITRELPDLLGSIGLGKKPNVLSCDITGCGETPKNRYKKP, from the exons AGCCGCGTGCCCCCGGCACGGATCATGTCGCTGGCACTGCTGAAAGCCCCTTGCCAGCTGCAGAGcccaggctggaggagaaggcagcTGACGGCAGCCCTGAGAAGGACCAGGATGGCAGCCTCGCCAACACCTCTCTAGCCGGCGCTGCTGGGGACGAGGGAcaaggagagggggaggaagagcCAGCGGGTGGTCCGAGTGGGGACCCGGGGCCAGGGGACACCCAGCCGGGGGACAGCACTGTGGAGGAGGGCCAGGAGGGGCCCGATGAGGCACAAGGTCCAGAGGAAAATGCTGTGTTGGGTGCACATCATGAAGAGAACCACCAGCCCAGCCCAAAGGATGGTTTCCCTGCCCAGGAGGATGAGGAGACTGGTGCCAAGGAGGGAGAACGTGGGGAAGAGGAGATGCAGAAGCCAAAAACTGTGTCTGCCAccaaggagggagaggaatcGGAAGAGCAGAGCTCAGAGGAAGATGACAAGGAGGAGGAGTCTGAAGAAGATGAGCATGGAGAGTCAGAGGAAGATTCTGAGAGAGATtctgaggagaagggagaacCTGAGAAGGAGGGAGAACCCGAGAAGGAGGGAGAACCCGAGAAGGAGGGAGAGTCTAAAGAAGACAAAGCCAGCCCAGCAAAGCCAGAGGACAGAGCTGAAGGGAGTAAGGAGAAAGTGGCTGTTGCTTCAGGCAAAACCAGCCATGACaaaccagcagctgccagcaagGGAGAAGACAAGGGTGGCCATACCAAGTGCCGTCGTCTGCCCTGCAGGAAATCAGTAGAGGACCCACCAGCAGCAGTGGAAAACCCACCACCAAGAGAAGAcccaccagcagctgccagcaagGGAGAAGCCAAGGATGGCCGTACCAAGTGCCATCGCCTGCCCTGCAGCAAAGCAGTAGAAGACCCACCAGCAGTGGTGGAAAACCCACCAGCAACACAAGAtccaccagcagctgccagcaaaGGAGAAGCCAGGGATGGTCATACCAAGTGTCGCCGCCTGCCCTGCGGCAAAGCAGTAGAAGACCCACCAGCAGTGGTGGAAAAcccaccagcagctgccagcaagGGAGAAGACGGGGATGGCCATACCAAGTGCCGTCGCTTGCCCTGCAGGAAAGCAGTAGAAGACCCACCAGCAGTGGTGGAAAACCCACCACCAAGAGAAGACCCACCAGCAGTGGTGGAAAACCCACCACCAAGAGAAGACCCACCAGCAAGAGAAGACCCACCAGCAGTGATAGAAAACCCACCACCAACAGAAGACCCACCAGCAGTGGTGGAAGACCCACCGGCAACAGAAGACCCACCAACAGTAACAGAAGGCCCACCAACAGCAGAAGATCCCCCAGTAGACAAGCCACCGGTGCCAGAAACCGAGAGTCCAGCCAGCCACAGTGCTCACCCAGCTACTGCCAAGCTCCAGCACAGACAGATAG AAGAGGTTGAAGATACCAGCGAGCCAACCAAGCGTGACCGGTCCCACTTGGAGAGCACCCTCAAGCTGAACGAAGAGAAACCTGCCGATGATTTCTCAG GAGTATTGCAGAGGCTGAGGAAGATCTACCACTCCTCCATCAAGCCCCTGGAGCAATCCTACAGATACAACGAGCTGAGGCAGCATGAAATCACAG CTTACCCTGGACGTACCCTGGGCTCCAACACAG ATGGGGAGATCACTTCCAAGCCCATGGTGCTATTCCTGGGACCGTGGAGCGTCGGCAAATCCTCTATGATAAACTACCTCCTCGGGCTGGATGACACTCCCTACCAGCTCTACACAG GGGCGGAACCTACCACCTCCGAATTCACCGTCATCATGCACGGCCCCAAGCTGAAGACCATTGAGGGCATCGTGATGGCTGCTGACAGCTCCCGCTCCTTCTCACCCCTGGAGAAGTTTGGACAGAACTTCTTGGAGAAGCTGATAGGGATTGAGGTGCCCCACAAGCTGCTGGAGCGAGTTACCTTCGTGGACACGCCGGGCATCATTGAAAACCGCAAGCAGCAAGAACGAG GTTACCCGTTCAACGACGTGTGCCAGTGGTTCATCGACAGAGCTGATCTCATCTTCGTTGTCTTTGACCCCACGAAGCTGGATGTGGGCTTGGAGCTAGAGATGCTGTTTCGCCAGCTGAAGGGCCGTGAGTCTCAGATCCGAATCATCTTGAACAAAGCCGACAGCCTGGCCACCCAGGAGCTCATGAGAGTTTACGGTGCCTTATTCTGGAGCCTGGCTCCTCTCATTAATGTCACAGAGCCACCCAGGGTGTACGTTAGCTCCTTCTGGCCCCATGAGTACCACCCAGATACCCACAAAGACCTGTTCCTCAAAGAAGAGATATCGCTCCTGGAAGATCTCAACCAGGTGATTGAGAACAGGATGGAAAATAAGATCGCCTTCATCCGCCAGCACGCCATCCGGGTGCGCATCCACGCCCTTTTGGTCGATCGCTATCTACAGACCTACAAGGACAAAATGACCTTCTTTAGTGATGGAGAACTGGTGTTCAGGGACATTGTGGAAGATCCTGACAAGTTCTTTATCTTTAAGTCCATTCTGGCAAAGACCAATGTCAGCAAATTTGACCTCCCCAACCGCGAGGCGTACAAGGACTTCTTTGGCATCAACCCCATCACCAGTTTTAAGCTGCTGTCTCAGCAGTGTTCTTACATGGGAGGGTGTTTCCTTGACAAGATCGAGAAGGCCATCACTCGTGAGCTTCCCGATCTCTTGGGAAGCATCGGCTTGGGGAAGAAGCCCAATGTTCTCTCCTGTGACATCACCGGCTGTGGTGAAACCCCAAAGAATCGCTACAAGAAACCCTAA